Proteins found in one Planifilum fimeticola genomic segment:
- a CDS encoding nicotinate phosphoribosyltransferase — protein MVPSPVPSLHTDKYQINMMYAHWKNGTHRRRRAFDLYFRQLPFGNGYAVFAGLERAVHYLENLRFTEEDIEYLAGQPENYDPDFLKMLRSFRFTGDLYAIPEGTLVFPNEPLLRLEGTIMELQLVETALLNFVGYQSLVATKAARIRHVAPKDVLMEFGTRRAQETDAAVWGARATYIAGFDATSNVRAGQLFGIPTRGTHSHSWVQDFDSELEAFRAFVRSFPDQAILLVDTYDTLKSGLPHAIQVGLELKREGKRLAGVRLDSGDLAYLSKRARQMLDEAGLTDTLIVASSDLDETTILNLKSQGARIDSWGIGTKLITAYDQPALGAVYKMVARYEQGRWLPTLKISSNPEKVTTPGRKTVYRIVDRKTGKARGDLITRVDTVIDESRPLILFHPVHTFRKKKVTHFRAINLLVPIFRDGKRVYELPSLEEIRNYHREQLSLFWEEYLRLLNPEEYPVDLSRDLWEEKQNLLNKIYASIREENGG, from the coding sequence ATGGTACCGTCCCCTGTACCCTCCTTACATACGGACAAGTATCAGATCAACATGATGTACGCCCATTGGAAAAACGGAACTCACCGCAGGCGCCGTGCCTTTGACCTATATTTCCGACAACTCCCCTTCGGAAACGGCTACGCCGTCTTCGCCGGACTGGAACGGGCAGTCCACTATTTGGAAAATCTCCGCTTTACCGAGGAAGACATTGAATATCTCGCCGGCCAGCCGGAAAACTACGACCCGGACTTTTTGAAGATGCTTCGCTCCTTCCGATTCACCGGCGATCTGTACGCCATCCCGGAGGGAACACTGGTCTTTCCGAACGAGCCCCTTCTTCGGCTGGAAGGGACGATCATGGAGCTGCAACTGGTGGAGACCGCCCTGCTCAACTTCGTCGGATACCAGTCGCTGGTGGCGACCAAGGCGGCCCGCATCCGCCACGTCGCCCCCAAGGACGTCCTGATGGAATTCGGCACCCGGCGGGCCCAGGAGACGGATGCGGCGGTGTGGGGAGCCCGGGCCACCTATATCGCCGGTTTCGACGCCACCAGCAATGTTCGGGCCGGTCAGCTCTTCGGCATCCCCACCCGGGGAACCCATTCCCATTCCTGGGTACAGGACTTTGACAGCGAACTGGAAGCTTTCCGCGCCTTCGTCCGCTCCTTCCCGGACCAGGCCATCCTGCTGGTGGACACCTACGACACCCTGAAGAGCGGCTTGCCCCACGCCATCCAGGTGGGATTGGAGCTGAAGCGGGAAGGAAAGCGACTGGCCGGCGTCCGCCTGGACAGCGGCGACCTGGCCTACCTGTCCAAACGCGCCCGGCAGATGCTGGACGAGGCGGGGCTGACGGACACCCTGATCGTCGCCTCCAGCGATCTGGACGAAACAACCATCCTCAACCTGAAATCCCAGGGAGCCCGGATCGACTCCTGGGGAATCGGCACCAAGCTGATCACCGCCTATGATCAACCCGCCCTCGGTGCCGTTTACAAAATGGTGGCCCGGTACGAGCAGGGCCGGTGGCTTCCGACCCTGAAAATCTCCTCCAATCCGGAAAAGGTGACCACTCCCGGCCGCAAGACGGTTTACCGGATTGTCGACCGGAAAACGGGCAAGGCGCGGGGGGATCTGATCACCCGGGTGGATACCGTCATCGATGAAAGCCGTCCCCTCATCCTCTTCCACCCGGTCCACACCTTCCGGAAAAAAAAGGTCACCCATTTCCGGGCGATCAACCTCCTCGTTCCCATCTTCCGGGACGGAAAACGGGTGTACGAACTTCCTTCCCTGGAGGAAATTCGAAATTACCATCGGGAGCAGCTCTCCCTGTTTTGGGAAGAATACCTGCGCCTCCTCAACCCGGAGGAGTACCCCGTCGATCTCTCCCGGGACCTGTGGGAGGAAAAGCAGAATCTCCTGAACAAGATCTACGCATCGATCCGGGAGGAAAACGGGGGTTAA